DNA from Patescibacteria group bacterium:
CGCTCTAGAAATCGCCGCCGCCGGAGCGCACAATGTTCTCATGTCCGGTCCGCCCGGCTCGGGTAAAACGCTCCTCGCGCGCGCCCTGCCGAGCATCCTGCCCGACCTCACGATTGAGGAAGCCCTGGAAATTACCAAAATCTACAGCGTTGCCGGCCAGCTCCCCACCGATAAACCAATCATTTCCGAGCGTCCGTTCCGCTCGCCGCACCATACCGCGAGCGGCGTCTCCCTCGTGGGCGGCGGCGCCTGGCCCAAGCCCGGCGAGGTGAGCCTTGCCCACCGCGGCGTTCTTTTCCTGGATGAATTTCCGGAATTTACGCGCCAGGTTCTGGAAAATCTACGCCAGCCCCTGGAAGACGGCTCAATCACCGTTTCGCGCGCCGCCGGCACTCTCCAGTTTCCGGCAAAATTCATGCTCGTGGCCGCGCGCAATCCCTGCCCCTGCGGCTATGCGAGCGACCCACTGACCGCCTGCTCCTGCAGTCCGATCAACATCATAAATTATAATAAAAAAATATCCGGCCCATTGCTTGATCGCATCGATCTTCATGTCGACGTGCCGAAAATTAAATTTGAAAAATTGGAAACCGACACTCTCTCCGAACCGTCATCGATAATCAAAGCGCGCGTACAGGCCGCTCGCGACATCCAGGCCAAGCGCTTCCGCGGACTGAATATCCTGACCAACGCGGAAATGAACAACCAAATGATAAAATCATTCTGCCAATTGGATCAAGAATCGCGCGAGCTCATGCGCCAGGCGGTTGAACAAATTCATCTTTCGGCACGCGGTTATTTCCGCATGCTAAAAATCAGCCGCACTATCGCCGACCTCGAAGCCGCGGAAGCAATCACAAGCCGCCACGTCGCCGAAGCGTTGCAATATAGACCAAGAGTTGAATAGGTGTTAGGTTTTAGGTATCAGGTATTAGGTACTTGGTATAAAATCGTAAAATTTTTATTATGGAGGAAAATAAAATAGTATCATATAAAGATCTGATTATTTGGCAAAAATCGATTGAACTAGTCGTTGAGATATATAAAATAACCGCCAGTTTTCCCAAAAATGAAACTTTTGGGCTCGTATCGCAAATGCGCAGAAACGCGGTTTCTATTCCTTCCAATATTGCCGAGGGACGCAGCCGCGGAACAAGAAAAGACTTTCGTCAATTTTTAATAATTGCATACGGATCAGCCGCTGAGATGGAAACGCAAATTATTATTGTAAAAAAATTAGCTTTTGGAAAGGAAATAAATTTCGAGCATTCGGAAAAACTTCTAAATGAGATCGTCAGAATGCTAAATCGGGCAATCCACACCCTCAAAACCCAATACCTAGTACCTAAAACCTAGCACCTAACCCGCCCCGTATGATTTCAATAATCATTCCAACATTCAACGAAGAGCGTCTTCTCCCCAAGCTGCTTGATTCAATCAAGCGGCAGACTTATCGCGATTATGAAGTGATCGTTGCCGATGCCGCCTCCCGCGACCGCACCCACGAGATTGCGGAAGCCTGGGGCGCACGCGTGGTCGAAGGCGGCACGCCGGCCGCCGGACGAAATGCCGGCGCCCGCGCGGCCCGCGGGCAGTATCTCTTATTCCTGGACGCCGACGTTATTCTGCCCGTAAATTTCCTGCGCACCGCTCTTTCTGAATTCAATACAAATTATTTTGAAATCGCCACACCGACCCTCTTCCCCATCTCTGATCTGAATATTGATAAAATAATTTTCTTTTTCGCAAATCTCATCATTGAATCGACGCAGGATTTTTATTCCTTCGCCCCGGGCGCCGGGATTCTGGTTACCCGCCGCCTCCACGAGCGCATTCGCGGCTTCAATGAAACTCTTAAAATGTCCGAAGACCACGATTATGTCGAGCGCGCGCGCGAATTCGCCAAATACGGCGTGCTCAAAAATGCCTACCTCTTCTTAAGTGTCCGCCGACTCGACCATGAAGGCCGTCTGAATCTTTTAAGAAAATATTTTTTGCTCGATGTCTACCGCTTTATAAATAAAAAAGTCGACAAGCAAAT
Protein-coding regions in this window:
- a CDS encoding YifB family Mg chelatase-like AAA ATPase is translated as MSNKIYSMAVIGLESEPVEVEADTSQGIHFLIVGLPDTAVQESKERVRSAIKNSGFEFPRGKVVVNLAPADIKKQGPSFDLPIAVSILKKTGQIPDTFAESPKEIFAGELSLEGGLRPITGVLAMAISAKALGAESFYVPAANAAEAALVPGPKIFAVENLEQLARHLRGEQIIEPYEKTFNSLPPPSAETAYDFAYVKGQEHVKRALEIAAAGAHNVLMSGPPGSGKTLLARALPSILPDLTIEEALEITKIYSVAGQLPTDKPIISERPFRSPHHTASGVSLVGGGAWPKPGEVSLAHRGVLFLDEFPEFTRQVLENLRQPLEDGSITVSRAAGTLQFPAKFMLVAARNPCPCGYASDPLTACSCSPINIINYNKKISGPLLDRIDLHVDVPKIKFEKLETDTLSEPSSIIKARVQAARDIQAKRFRGLNILTNAEMNNQMIKSFCQLDQESRELMRQAVEQIHLSARGYFRMLKISRTIADLEAAEAITSRHVAEALQYRPRVE
- a CDS encoding four helix bundle protein, giving the protein MEENKIVSYKDLIIWQKSIELVVEIYKITASFPKNETFGLVSQMRRNAVSIPSNIAEGRSRGTRKDFRQFLIIAYGSAAEMETQIIIVKKLAFGKEINFEHSEKLLNEIVRMLNRAIHTLKTQYLVPKT
- a CDS encoding glycosyltransferase, with translation MISIIIPTFNEERLLPKLLDSIKRQTYRDYEVIVADAASRDRTHEIAEAWGARVVEGGTPAAGRNAGARAARGQYLLFLDADVILPVNFLRTALSEFNTNYFEIATPTLFPISDLNIDKIIFFFANLIIESTQDFYSFAPGAGILVTRRLHERIRGFNETLKMSEDHDYVERAREFAKYGVLKNAYLFLSVRRLDHEGRLNLLRKYFLLDVYRFINKKVDKQMVQYEFGDFHKVKGLNAVEKTLEQTITGAQKLSKAFKKFADKMKQFVEEE